In Phyllopteryx taeniolatus isolate TA_2022b chromosome 1, UOR_Ptae_1.2, whole genome shotgun sequence, the following proteins share a genomic window:
- the nadka gene encoding NAD kinase isoform X2, whose protein sequence is MDGGEEVRVKASPYCWSTRDGGNITGPRLARRSKKARSLSTSSASSSSEYRRTQSLHGPSPVTTFGPKACMLQNPHAVMHIQDPATQRLTWNTPPKSVLVIKKIRDATLLQPFKELCMFLTEVKNMIVYVEKKVLEDPAISGDDNFGTLTKKFCTFREDLDDISNRVDFIICLGGDGTLLYASSLFQESVPPVMAFHLGSLGFLTPFKFDTYQSQVTQIIEGNAAIVLRSRLKVCVHREREKGVILTNGEVDSSHKATNYQVLNEVVVDRGPSSYLSNVDLFLDGHLITTVQGDGVIVSTPTGSTAYAVAAGASMIHPNVPAIMITPICPHSLSFRPIVVPAGVELKIMLSRDARNTAWVSFDGRRRQEICHGDSSTLHSSPKTFTAGDERPCRRLPLLSL, encoded by the exons ATGGACGGTGGAGAAGAGGTGCGAGTGAAAGCGTCCCCATACTGCTGGTCTACTCGTGATGGAGGGAACATCACTGGACCCCGCCTGGCCCGTCGCAGCAAGAAGGCCCGCAGCCTGAGCACTTCCTCAGCCAGCAGCTCCTCTGAATACAG GAGGACCCAATCTCTACACGGACCAAGCCCTGTGACTACATTTggtccaaaagcatgcatgctaCAGAATCCACACGCAGTAAT GCACATTCAGGACCCCGCCACCCAGCGGCTAACATGGAACACCCCCCCCAAGAGTGTCCTGGTAATTAAGAAGATCCGAGACGCCACCCTGCTTCAGCCTTTCAAGGAGCTCTGCATGTTCCTCACTGAG GTCAAAAACATGATTGTTTATGTGGAGAAGAAGGTTCTAGAGGACCCAGCTATTTCTGGTGATGACAACTTTGGAACTCTCACCAAGAAGTTCTGCACTTTCAGAGAAG ATCTTGATGACATATCCAACCGTGTGGACTTCATCATCTGTCTCGGTGGAGATGGAACTTTGCTCTATGCGTCGTCACTCTTCCAG GAGAGCGTTCCACCAGTGATGGCCTTCCATCTGGGCTCTCTCGGCTTCCTGACTCCTTTCAAGTTTGACACCTATCAGTCTCAGGTCACCCAAATTATTGAAG GTAATGCAGCCATTGTGCTGCGCAGTCGcttgaaagtgtgtgtgcacCGGGAGAGGGAAAAGGGCGTCATTCTGACCAATGGCGAAGTGGACAGTAGCCACAAAGCCACAAACTATCAG GTTCTGAACGAAGTGGTGGTGGACAGAGGCCCCTCCTCCTATCTTTCTAACGTGGACCTCTTCCTGGACGGACACCTCATCACCACGGTGCAGGGGGATG GTGTGATTGTGTCCACGCCTACAGGCAGTACAGCATATGCAGTGGCCGCGGGAGCCTCCATGATACACCCCAACGTGCCAGCCATCATGATCACTCCCATCTGCCCCCACTCCCTCTCTTTCAGACCCATCGTGGTGCCGGCCGGAGTCGAGTTGAAG ATAATGCTGTCACGTGATGCCAGAAATACGGCGTGGGTGTCGTTCGACGGGCGACGCCGACAGGAGATCTGTCACGGAGACAG TTCTACGCTCCATTCCAGCCCCAAGACCTTCACGGCCGGCGATGAGCGGCCATGTCGCCGTCTACCattactatcattgtga
- the nadka gene encoding NAD kinase isoform X1 has translation MDGGEEVRVKASPYCWSTRDGGNITGPRLARRSKKARSLSTSSASSSSEYRRTQSLHGPSPVTTFGPKACMLQNPHAVMHIQDPATQRLTWNTPPKSVLVIKKIRDATLLQPFKELCMFLTEVKNMIVYVEKKVLEDPAISGDDNFGTLTKKFCTFREDLDDISNRVDFIICLGGDGTLLYASSLFQESVPPVMAFHLGSLGFLTPFKFDTYQSQVTQIIEGNAAIVLRSRLKVCVHREREKGVILTNGEVDSSHKATNYQVLNEVVVDRGPSSYLSNVDLFLDGHLITTVQGDGVIVSTPTGSTAYAVAAGASMIHPNVPAIMITPICPHSLSFRPIVVPAGVELKIMLSRDARNTAWVSFDGRRRQEICHGDSIAITTSCFPVPCICFRNPVNDWFESLAQCLHWNVRKKQNYLSLEDDEF, from the exons ATGGACGGTGGAGAAGAGGTGCGAGTGAAAGCGTCCCCATACTGCTGGTCTACTCGTGATGGAGGGAACATCACTGGACCCCGCCTGGCCCGTCGCAGCAAGAAGGCCCGCAGCCTGAGCACTTCCTCAGCCAGCAGCTCCTCTGAATACAG GAGGACCCAATCTCTACACGGACCAAGCCCTGTGACTACATTTggtccaaaagcatgcatgctaCAGAATCCACACGCAGTAAT GCACATTCAGGACCCCGCCACCCAGCGGCTAACATGGAACACCCCCCCCAAGAGTGTCCTGGTAATTAAGAAGATCCGAGACGCCACCCTGCTTCAGCCTTTCAAGGAGCTCTGCATGTTCCTCACTGAG GTCAAAAACATGATTGTTTATGTGGAGAAGAAGGTTCTAGAGGACCCAGCTATTTCTGGTGATGACAACTTTGGAACTCTCACCAAGAAGTTCTGCACTTTCAGAGAAG ATCTTGATGACATATCCAACCGTGTGGACTTCATCATCTGTCTCGGTGGAGATGGAACTTTGCTCTATGCGTCGTCACTCTTCCAG GAGAGCGTTCCACCAGTGATGGCCTTCCATCTGGGCTCTCTCGGCTTCCTGACTCCTTTCAAGTTTGACACCTATCAGTCTCAGGTCACCCAAATTATTGAAG GTAATGCAGCCATTGTGCTGCGCAGTCGcttgaaagtgtgtgtgcacCGGGAGAGGGAAAAGGGCGTCATTCTGACCAATGGCGAAGTGGACAGTAGCCACAAAGCCACAAACTATCAG GTTCTGAACGAAGTGGTGGTGGACAGAGGCCCCTCCTCCTATCTTTCTAACGTGGACCTCTTCCTGGACGGACACCTCATCACCACGGTGCAGGGGGATG GTGTGATTGTGTCCACGCCTACAGGCAGTACAGCATATGCAGTGGCCGCGGGAGCCTCCATGATACACCCCAACGTGCCAGCCATCATGATCACTCCCATCTGCCCCCACTCCCTCTCTTTCAGACCCATCGTGGTGCCGGCCGGAGTCGAGTTGAAG ATAATGCTGTCACGTGATGCCAGAAATACGGCGTGGGTGTCGTTCGACGGGCGACGCCGACAGGAGATCTGTCACGGAGACAG TATTGCCATCACAACTTCCTGCTTCCCTGTTCCTTGTATCTGCTTCCGCAACCCGGTCAACGACTGGTTCGAGAGCCTGGCCCAGTGTTTACACTGGAACGTGAGGAAGAAGCAGAACTACCTCAGCTTGGAGGATGATGAGTTCTGA
- the nadka gene encoding NAD kinase isoform X3, which yields MCTAMKVVLQDAPGSKVWKWHIQDPATQRLTWNTPPKSVLVIKKIRDATLLQPFKELCMFLTEVKNMIVYVEKKVLEDPAISGDDNFGTLTKKFCTFREDLDDISNRVDFIICLGGDGTLLYASSLFQESVPPVMAFHLGSLGFLTPFKFDTYQSQVTQIIEGNAAIVLRSRLKVCVHREREKGVILTNGEVDSSHKATNYQVLNEVVVDRGPSSYLSNVDLFLDGHLITTVQGDGVIVSTPTGSTAYAVAAGASMIHPNVPAIMITPICPHSLSFRPIVVPAGVELKIMLSRDARNTAWVSFDGRRRQEICHGDSIAITTSCFPVPCICFRNPVNDWFESLAQCLHWNVRKKQNYLSLEDDEF from the exons ATGTGTACAGCCATGAAGGTGGTACTGCAGGACGCGCCAGGCAGCAAAGTATGGAAATG GCACATTCAGGACCCCGCCACCCAGCGGCTAACATGGAACACCCCCCCCAAGAGTGTCCTGGTAATTAAGAAGATCCGAGACGCCACCCTGCTTCAGCCTTTCAAGGAGCTCTGCATGTTCCTCACTGAG GTCAAAAACATGATTGTTTATGTGGAGAAGAAGGTTCTAGAGGACCCAGCTATTTCTGGTGATGACAACTTTGGAACTCTCACCAAGAAGTTCTGCACTTTCAGAGAAG ATCTTGATGACATATCCAACCGTGTGGACTTCATCATCTGTCTCGGTGGAGATGGAACTTTGCTCTATGCGTCGTCACTCTTCCAG GAGAGCGTTCCACCAGTGATGGCCTTCCATCTGGGCTCTCTCGGCTTCCTGACTCCTTTCAAGTTTGACACCTATCAGTCTCAGGTCACCCAAATTATTGAAG GTAATGCAGCCATTGTGCTGCGCAGTCGcttgaaagtgtgtgtgcacCGGGAGAGGGAAAAGGGCGTCATTCTGACCAATGGCGAAGTGGACAGTAGCCACAAAGCCACAAACTATCAG GTTCTGAACGAAGTGGTGGTGGACAGAGGCCCCTCCTCCTATCTTTCTAACGTGGACCTCTTCCTGGACGGACACCTCATCACCACGGTGCAGGGGGATG GTGTGATTGTGTCCACGCCTACAGGCAGTACAGCATATGCAGTGGCCGCGGGAGCCTCCATGATACACCCCAACGTGCCAGCCATCATGATCACTCCCATCTGCCCCCACTCCCTCTCTTTCAGACCCATCGTGGTGCCGGCCGGAGTCGAGTTGAAG ATAATGCTGTCACGTGATGCCAGAAATACGGCGTGGGTGTCGTTCGACGGGCGACGCCGACAGGAGATCTGTCACGGAGACAG TATTGCCATCACAACTTCCTGCTTCCCTGTTCCTTGTATCTGCTTCCGCAACCCGGTCAACGACTGGTTCGAGAGCCTGGCCCAGTGTTTACACTGGAACGTGAGGAAGAAGCAGAACTACCTCAGCTTGGAGGATGATGAGTTCTGA
- the nadka gene encoding NAD kinase isoform X4, protein MVSHVTTRDMGITFHRHIQDPATQRLTWNTPPKSVLVIKKIRDATLLQPFKELCMFLTEVKNMIVYVEKKVLEDPAISGDDNFGTLTKKFCTFREDLDDISNRVDFIICLGGDGTLLYASSLFQESVPPVMAFHLGSLGFLTPFKFDTYQSQVTQIIEGNAAIVLRSRLKVCVHREREKGVILTNGEVDSSHKATNYQVLNEVVVDRGPSSYLSNVDLFLDGHLITTVQGDGVIVSTPTGSTAYAVAAGASMIHPNVPAIMITPICPHSLSFRPIVVPAGVELKIMLSRDARNTAWVSFDGRRRQEICHGDSIAITTSCFPVPCICFRNPVNDWFESLAQCLHWNVRKKQNYLSLEDDEF, encoded by the exons atggtttcacaCGTCACAACAAGGGAcatgggaataacctttcatag GCACATTCAGGACCCCGCCACCCAGCGGCTAACATGGAACACCCCCCCCAAGAGTGTCCTGGTAATTAAGAAGATCCGAGACGCCACCCTGCTTCAGCCTTTCAAGGAGCTCTGCATGTTCCTCACTGAG GTCAAAAACATGATTGTTTATGTGGAGAAGAAGGTTCTAGAGGACCCAGCTATTTCTGGTGATGACAACTTTGGAACTCTCACCAAGAAGTTCTGCACTTTCAGAGAAG ATCTTGATGACATATCCAACCGTGTGGACTTCATCATCTGTCTCGGTGGAGATGGAACTTTGCTCTATGCGTCGTCACTCTTCCAG GAGAGCGTTCCACCAGTGATGGCCTTCCATCTGGGCTCTCTCGGCTTCCTGACTCCTTTCAAGTTTGACACCTATCAGTCTCAGGTCACCCAAATTATTGAAG GTAATGCAGCCATTGTGCTGCGCAGTCGcttgaaagtgtgtgtgcacCGGGAGAGGGAAAAGGGCGTCATTCTGACCAATGGCGAAGTGGACAGTAGCCACAAAGCCACAAACTATCAG GTTCTGAACGAAGTGGTGGTGGACAGAGGCCCCTCCTCCTATCTTTCTAACGTGGACCTCTTCCTGGACGGACACCTCATCACCACGGTGCAGGGGGATG GTGTGATTGTGTCCACGCCTACAGGCAGTACAGCATATGCAGTGGCCGCGGGAGCCTCCATGATACACCCCAACGTGCCAGCCATCATGATCACTCCCATCTGCCCCCACTCCCTCTCTTTCAGACCCATCGTGGTGCCGGCCGGAGTCGAGTTGAAG ATAATGCTGTCACGTGATGCCAGAAATACGGCGTGGGTGTCGTTCGACGGGCGACGCCGACAGGAGATCTGTCACGGAGACAG TATTGCCATCACAACTTCCTGCTTCCCTGTTCCTTGTATCTGCTTCCGCAACCCGGTCAACGACTGGTTCGAGAGCCTGGCCCAGTGTTTACACTGGAACGTGAGGAAGAAGCAGAACTACCTCAGCTTGGAGGATGATGAGTTCTGA